In a genomic window of Virgibacillus sp. SK37:
- the kynB gene encoding arylformamidase, giving the protein MTKWIDISQPLTNSIAHWPGDTSFQYETALTKEETGSVNIGRITTSAHIGTHVDAPFHFLNDGKRILDMDIDRYIGPCKVIDVSDFSAIDEAALKSKQLTQAERLLIRTSLPNNPDRFPDEVPPVTPDGAAYMKKLGVKLVGVDTPSIDPVTSKDLAGHHALYENDIYILENVMLDHVEEGDYELVALPLPLKEADGSPVRAVIKPLEGDSK; this is encoded by the coding sequence ATGACAAAATGGATTGATATTTCACAACCGTTAACAAATTCAATAGCTCACTGGCCAGGAGATACAAGCTTTCAATATGAAACTGCTCTTACGAAAGAAGAAACCGGTTCTGTCAATATTGGCCGAATAACGACAAGTGCCCATATAGGTACACATGTCGATGCACCATTTCATTTTCTGAACGATGGTAAGAGAATCTTGGATATGGACATTGACCGATACATCGGACCATGCAAAGTCATTGATGTGAGTGATTTCTCTGCAATAGACGAAGCAGCTTTGAAATCAAAACAATTGACACAGGCGGAACGTTTACTCATTCGCACTTCTTTGCCAAATAATCCTGACAGATTCCCGGATGAAGTACCACCAGTCACTCCAGATGGAGCTGCCTATATGAAGAAATTAGGTGTCAAACTGGTTGGTGTAGATACCCCGTCTATTGATCCGGTTACAAGCAAAGATCTTGCTGGGCATCATGCATTGTACGAGAATGATATTTATATTTTGGAAAATGTCATGCTGGATCATGTCGAGGAAGGCGATTACGAGTTAGTTGCTTTACCTTTACCACTAAAAGAGGCTGATGGCAGTCCGGTTCGTGCCGTAATTAAACCACTAGAAGGAGACAGCAAATAA
- a CDS encoding response regulator transcription factor — MQAHILLVEDDPEIARVVRDMLLRENYKVTWATTGLEGWEDFQENSYDLVLVDLMLPEMDGFTLCKNIRWKSDIPLIIISARKEDEDKVTGLHLGADDYVAKPFSLVELKARVASQLRRWRRYQGKEERANTSTYLHGLKIDWDQRQVTLEDVKIPLTSKEYDLLELLAKHPGQTFSKTELYEYVWKQIEADGVPTVTVHIKALREKLNDPVKIPKFIQTDWGKGYRFIGELL; from the coding sequence ATGCAAGCACATATTCTATTAGTTGAAGATGACCCGGAAATTGCTCGGGTTGTACGAGATATGCTCCTACGTGAAAACTATAAAGTTACCTGGGCGACGACAGGGCTGGAAGGTTGGGAGGATTTTCAAGAAAATTCATATGATCTGGTATTGGTAGATTTAATGTTGCCAGAAATGGATGGCTTTACTTTATGTAAAAATATTCGTTGGAAAAGTGATATTCCCTTAATTATAATTAGCGCCCGCAAGGAAGATGAAGATAAGGTAACTGGTTTACACTTAGGAGCAGATGACTATGTTGCAAAACCATTTAGCTTAGTAGAATTAAAAGCAAGAGTCGCATCTCAATTACGCCGATGGAGGAGATACCAAGGAAAAGAAGAAAGAGCAAATACCTCAACATATCTGCATGGTTTGAAAATTGATTGGGATCAGAGACAGGTTACGTTGGAGGATGTAAAGATTCCCCTCACCAGCAAAGAGTATGATTTATTGGAATTACTTGCTAAACACCCTGGGCAAACTTTCTCCAAAACAGAGCTATATGAGTATGTTTGGAAACAAATCGAAGCAGATGGAGTGCCTACCGTGACAGTCCATATAAAAGCATTAAGAGAGAAATTAAATGATCCAGTAAAAATCCCCAAGTTTATTCAAACAGACTGGGGAAAGGGGTATCGATTTATAGGTGAACTCCTATGA
- the kynU gene encoding kynureninase, whose protein sequence is MATNFTREEAKAMDQQDILRTFRNEFYLKNDGVYMDGNSLGLLSKRAEKTTHELLNSWKQYAIDGWTEGEQPWYYLSEKLGESMTELVGGKKEEVIATGSTTVNLHHLVSTFYKPEGKRTKILADSLNFPSDIYALKAQLALKGYDDTHLIQVPSKDGHVLDEEDIINAMTEEVALIVLPGVLYRSGQILDMEKLTKAAHERGIKIGFDLCHSIGSVPHQLHDWGTDFAFWCTYKHLNGGPGSVGGLFVHEKHVGVTPGLAGWFSSRKDKQFDMEHSLTPAEDAGAFQIGTPHVLSAAPLIGALELFNEAGIDRVREKSLKLTNYMMELIKHELDEFDLIICNPIDPKQRGGHVYLEHPEAARICKALKMKKVIPDFRTPSGIRLAPVALYNTFEDVYECVHILKEIMKEELYKQFENKREIVS, encoded by the coding sequence ATGGCAACTAATTTTACCAGAGAAGAAGCGAAAGCGATGGATCAACAAGATATATTACGAACGTTCCGAAATGAATTTTATTTAAAAAATGATGGCGTTTACATGGACGGTAATTCACTTGGTTTACTTAGTAAACGCGCAGAAAAAACAACTCATGAGCTACTGAACTCCTGGAAGCAATATGCTATTGATGGATGGACTGAAGGAGAACAGCCATGGTATTACCTTTCTGAAAAACTTGGCGAAAGCATGACAGAGTTGGTCGGCGGTAAAAAGGAAGAGGTTATCGCAACTGGTTCAACAACGGTGAATTTGCATCATCTTGTGTCAACCTTTTATAAGCCGGAAGGGAAGCGTACGAAGATTTTAGCTGACTCACTTAACTTTCCGAGTGATATTTATGCACTTAAAGCACAGCTGGCGCTCAAGGGTTATGATGATACACACCTTATTCAGGTTCCAAGCAAGGATGGGCATGTACTGGATGAAGAAGATATTATTAATGCAATGACTGAAGAAGTGGCATTGATTGTTCTGCCAGGTGTCCTTTATCGCAGTGGGCAAATTTTAGACATGGAGAAGCTTACGAAGGCTGCCCATGAACGTGGCATTAAAATTGGGTTTGATTTATGTCATTCGATTGGATCCGTGCCACACCAGTTACATGACTGGGGAACCGACTTTGCGTTTTGGTGCACGTATAAACATTTAAATGGAGGACCTGGAAGTGTTGGAGGGTTGTTTGTCCATGAAAAACACGTAGGAGTTACACCTGGTCTGGCCGGGTGGTTCAGTTCACGAAAAGACAAACAGTTTGATATGGAGCATTCTCTCACACCTGCCGAAGACGCCGGAGCGTTCCAAATCGGCACACCACATGTTTTAAGTGCTGCACCGCTAATAGGAGCCCTGGAATTATTTAATGAAGCGGGAATTGATAGGGTACGTGAAAAATCTTTGAAGTTAACGAACTATATGATGGAATTAATTAAGCATGAATTAGATGAATTCGATCTGATAATATGTAACCCAATTGATCCAAAGCAACGCGGCGGACATGTGTATCTGGAGCACCCGGAAGCCGCACGGATATGTAAAGCACTGAAAATGAAAAAAGTTATTCCTGATTTTCGCACACCAAGTGGCATCCGTTTAGCACCGGTAGCCTTGTACAATACGTTTGAAGATGTGTATGAATGTGTCCATATTTTAAAAGAAATCATGAAAGAAGAGCTTTACAAGCAATTTGAAAACAAAAGGGAGATTGTTTCCTAA
- the kynA gene encoding tryptophan 2,3-dioxygenase produces MTNKNKHEAFKNEKSIHTDFKEKMTYSDYLGLDTLLASHHPLSDHHDEMLFISVHHVSEIWMKQILHEMNSAIHDIQADNLREAFKKLARVSQIQMQLKNVWDVLATLTPSEYIEFRDKLGNASGFQSYQNRLIEFALGYKTDYVIKIYEKNPELHEKLKAAYEAPSIYDVAIQALARAGLSIDQEVLDRDVSETHQKNESVKEAWKTVYKNVDQYWELYELAEELVDIEDQFQQWRFRHMKTVERIIGFKMGTGGSGGVSYLKKVLDQYFFPELWQLRTEI; encoded by the coding sequence ATGACAAATAAAAACAAACATGAAGCATTTAAGAACGAGAAAAGCATTCACACAGACTTCAAAGAGAAAATGACGTATAGTGATTATCTTGGCCTTGATACATTACTGGCTAGTCATCATCCATTAAGCGATCACCATGATGAAATGTTATTTATTTCCGTCCACCATGTGAGTGAAATCTGGATGAAGCAGATTCTACATGAAATGAATTCAGCCATCCATGATATTCAGGCAGACAATTTACGGGAGGCGTTTAAAAAATTAGCCAGAGTTTCTCAAATTCAAATGCAACTAAAAAATGTTTGGGATGTGCTAGCAACGTTAACTCCTAGTGAGTATATTGAGTTTCGGGATAAACTTGGCAATGCTTCCGGATTCCAATCGTATCAGAATCGACTTATCGAGTTTGCTCTCGGATATAAAACCGATTATGTGATTAAAATCTATGAAAAAAATCCGGAGTTACATGAAAAGCTGAAGGCAGCCTATGAAGCACCAAGTATCTATGATGTGGCAATTCAAGCACTTGCCAGAGCTGGGCTGTCAATTGATCAGGAAGTTCTGGACAGGGATGTAAGTGAAACACATCAAAAAAATGAGAGTGTGAAGGAAGCGTGGAAGACAGTATATAAAAACGTTGACCAATATTGGGAGCTATATGAGCTTGCTGAGGAGCTTGTTGATATTGAGGACCAATTCCAACAGTGGCGGTTCCGTCACATGAAAACAGTAGAACGAATTATAGGATTTAAAATGGGGACAGGTGGCTCAGGTGGTGTCAGCTATTTGAAAAAAGTACTTGACCAATATTTCTTCCCAGAACTGTGGCAGCTGCGTACAGAGATCTAA
- a CDS encoding GNAT family N-acetyltransferase, producing the protein MTNHELLYLFHKELRQGAYTQGYRREETDHVVRHVSQFDEKGFIIASTLNDDNARDVVRQELSYFQELGQEFEWKVYSYDQPINLLEILREEGFIIGGTEALMVMKLDEDHPLLHDIPDIKVKEITDYQGIKDIISLEDFIWKETHTELGERLWRDKQNYPESLYLYGVYEADKLVSGAWMYLENGSSFASLWGGSTLPEYRGKGYYHALLSARAKKAYEQGYPCLTVDASPMSRKILEKQGFLCLAYTYECNSPEMESR; encoded by the coding sequence ATGACTAACCATGAATTGCTTTACTTGTTCCATAAAGAATTGCGGCAGGGAGCATATACACAGGGATATAGAAGGGAAGAAACAGACCATGTTGTACGTCATGTTTCCCAATTTGATGAGAAAGGGTTTATTATCGCATCCACTTTAAATGATGATAATGCTCGAGATGTGGTACGCCAAGAGCTGAGCTACTTCCAAGAGCTTGGGCAAGAATTTGAATGGAAAGTTTATAGCTATGATCAGCCAATAAACTTACTTGAAATACTAAGAGAGGAAGGCTTCATCATTGGAGGTACGGAGGCGTTAATGGTGATGAAGCTAGATGAAGATCATCCATTACTTCACGACATACCTGATATAAAGGTAAAGGAGATTACGGATTACCAAGGAATCAAAGATATAATTAGCTTAGAAGATTTTATTTGGAAGGAAACGCATACAGAGCTTGGAGAAAGATTATGGCGTGATAAACAAAATTATCCAGAGTCCTTGTACTTATACGGGGTTTATGAAGCGGATAAGTTAGTGAGTGGAGCATGGATGTATTTGGAGAACGGTTCCTCTTTTGCAAGCCTGTGGGGTGGTTCCACACTACCGGAATATAGAGGGAAAGGATACTATCATGCTCTCTTGTCTGCCCGGGCAAAAAAAGCCTATGAACAAGGATATCCGTGTCTAACAGTGGATGCCAGTCCAATGAGTAGAAAAATTTTGGAAAAACAAGGCTTTCTTTGTCTAGCTTATACATATGAGTGTAATTCTCCTGAAATGGAATCTCGCTGA
- a CDS encoding sodium-dependent transporter — MKESRDQWSSKLGFILSSAGAAIGLGAIWKFPYATGMNGGGAFFLVFVLFTIFIGLPMLISEFIIGRGAKREAVSAYDHLAPDSSWRVIGRLGVIGCFLLLSFYSVVGGWIVLYSGLSLTGNVIKEEANYGALFDTIIGTPWMGLGGLAIFLLINVIVLLFGIKNGIEKASKYLMPLLFIFFIILVVRSITLDGAMEGVAFFLSPDFSSITGEGILYALGQSFFSLAVGFSCMVTYSSYLNKQESIPNSAGSVVSLNILVSLLAGLAIFPVVFAFGLEPAEGPGLLFVVLPTVFSQMAFGSVFLALFLLLFLFATLTSSFSLLEIIISAFTANKNYTRRKVTLITGCIVFLASIPAALSFGVLADVSIFGKSVFDATDFLVSNILLPLGSLLIAIFISYRMDQAIVMEEFRSGSKVGVGIFKAWRFLMRYVVPVTILIVFIYSLGFI, encoded by the coding sequence ATGAAAGAATCAAGAGATCAATGGTCTTCTAAGCTGGGGTTTATTTTGTCATCCGCTGGGGCAGCCATCGGACTCGGAGCAATATGGAAATTCCCATATGCTACGGGTATGAATGGCGGTGGAGCTTTCTTCCTCGTGTTTGTGCTATTTACTATATTTATTGGTTTACCGATGCTAATTTCCGAATTTATCATTGGAAGGGGAGCAAAAAGAGAGGCAGTTTCTGCATACGATCATTTGGCTCCAGATTCCTCTTGGCGGGTAATAGGTAGACTTGGCGTTATTGGCTGCTTTTTACTGTTATCCTTTTATAGTGTTGTCGGTGGTTGGATCGTCCTTTATTCCGGACTGAGCTTAACAGGGAACGTAATAAAAGAAGAAGCAAATTATGGTGCTTTATTTGATACCATTATTGGTACACCATGGATGGGACTTGGAGGATTGGCAATTTTCCTGCTCATTAATGTCATTGTGCTTTTGTTTGGTATTAAAAATGGTATCGAAAAAGCGAGTAAATATCTCATGCCGCTTCTATTTATCTTTTTTATTATTCTTGTAGTGCGATCCATTACATTAGACGGCGCAATGGAAGGGGTAGCGTTTTTCTTAAGTCCGGATTTTTCCAGCATTACAGGTGAGGGGATTCTATATGCGCTTGGTCAATCCTTTTTCTCTTTAGCTGTTGGCTTTTCCTGTATGGTTACATATAGTTCGTATTTGAATAAACAGGAAAGCATCCCTAATTCAGCAGGTAGTGTAGTATCATTAAACATTTTAGTATCCTTGCTTGCAGGATTAGCTATTTTTCCAGTCGTTTTTGCATTTGGATTAGAACCTGCAGAAGGTCCAGGATTATTATTCGTTGTTTTACCAACAGTATTTAGTCAAATGGCATTTGGTTCTGTATTTTTAGCTTTGTTTCTATTACTATTCTTATTTGCTACGCTGACATCTTCGTTTAGTCTACTAGAAATAATTATCTCAGCATTCACCGCAAATAAGAATTATACTAGACGAAAAGTGACTTTAATAACAGGCTGTATTGTCTTCCTGGCCAGTATACCAGCAGCATTATCGTTTGGTGTTCTTGCAGATGTTTCTATATTTGGTAAATCCGTATTCGATGCGACCGATTTTCTCGTTAGTAATATCTTGCTTCCATTAGGCAGCTTGCTAATCGCGATATTTATTTCCTATCGTATGGATCAGGCAATTGTTATGGAGGAATTTAGATCAGGCTCCAAAGTTGGTGTTGGTATCTTTAAAGCATGGCGATTTCTCATGCGCTACGTAGTACCTGTAACTATTTTAATTGTTTTCATTTATTCACTGGGATTCATTTAG
- a CDS encoding HAMP domain-containing histidine kinase: MKIKTWLLISYFVVMVLPLIAAYLLFGWIQSYNNQQKVTEHVDTVSALQSLNQALSDPKLYTSKTYRKRLDRIADSKQSIALFNPDGVVIYTSNPSFIPAHYGIGKQQLYEDLYSLEQGYRTYTYKQPVFSGNALIGFFQVEIARDTWVAGVKNRSLLVGGLFILVFIFIYICIIRLVNKKLNTRLTGLMNEMTAFAAGNQVKEKPTNNDEIGKLTKHFYDIRRQINNARKHLEQEQQAKEYLIASVSHDLKTPLTSIKAYAESLHLETDLAPSERKDYQRVIKEKADFMQQMLDDLLTFTLLQSPKHDMELVEVDGSEFFEMLVGDYEPLCRRKNICLQAYADVQGLFGVNPKQMIRIADNLVSNAISHTPKNGKIWVTAVSDPTKLKKYLFDFVCQEDFITIKPSSYFIVQNEGKGIQEENLSRVFDPLYQVDEARSKRDAHGTGLGLSITKQIIEIHGGTVRLFSKEEIGTCVICILPQIGEGIENEGN; the protein is encoded by the coding sequence ATGAAGATAAAAACATGGTTACTCATCTCATATTTTGTAGTGATGGTATTGCCGTTAATTGCTGCTTATCTCTTGTTTGGCTGGATCCAGTCCTATAATAATCAACAGAAAGTAACGGAGCATGTGGACACTGTATCTGCTTTACAATCGTTAAATCAGGCCTTAAGTGATCCAAAGCTTTATACATCAAAAACCTATAGAAAGCGCCTGGATCGTATTGCAGATTCTAAACAATCAATTGCCTTGTTTAACCCGGACGGAGTAGTCATCTATACATCAAATCCATCCTTTATACCAGCCCATTACGGAATTGGAAAACAACAACTATATGAGGACCTTTACTCATTGGAACAGGGGTACCGTACGTATACATACAAACAGCCTGTATTCTCCGGAAATGCGCTGATCGGTTTTTTTCAAGTAGAAATAGCTCGGGACACGTGGGTAGCCGGTGTGAAAAACCGTAGTTTACTAGTTGGTGGATTATTTATCCTCGTATTTATATTTATTTATATATGTATTATCCGACTAGTAAATAAAAAGCTGAACACAAGACTAACTGGATTGATGAATGAGATGACGGCATTTGCAGCAGGTAATCAAGTAAAGGAAAAACCGACAAATAATGATGAGATTGGTAAGTTAACAAAACACTTTTACGATATTCGCAGGCAAATAAATAATGCAAGGAAACACCTTGAGCAGGAGCAACAAGCAAAGGAATATTTAATTGCGAGTGTTTCTCATGATTTAAAAACACCACTAACCTCAATTAAGGCATACGCAGAATCACTACATTTGGAAACGGATTTGGCACCATCTGAAAGAAAAGACTACCAGCGGGTAATAAAGGAGAAGGCTGATTTTATGCAACAAATGCTTGATGATTTGTTAACCTTCACTCTGCTTCAGTCCCCAAAGCATGATATGGAGTTGGTTGAGGTAGATGGGTCAGAGTTCTTTGAGATGCTTGTAGGCGACTACGAACCGTTGTGCAGAAGAAAGAATATATGCCTTCAAGCATATGCTGATGTCCAAGGATTGTTTGGAGTGAATCCAAAACAAATGATTCGGATAGCGGATAATTTAGTAAGTAACGCTATTTCACACACGCCGAAGAATGGGAAAATTTGGGTTACTGCCGTCTCTGATCCAACAAAGCTGAAGAAGTACTTATTCGATTTTGTTTGCCAAGAAGACTTTATAACAATAAAGCCCTCTTCCTATTTTATTGTGCAAAATGAGGGGAAGGGGATCCAAGAAGAGAATTTGTCACGTGTATTTGATCCGCTTTATCAAGTAGATGAAGCGAGGAGTAAACGTGATGCACATGGTACCGGATTGGGACTAAGCATAACGAAACAAATTATAGAGATACATGGAGGAACAGTGAGATTATTTTCTAAGGAAGAGATTGGAACCTGTGTTATTTGTATCTTGCCACAGATAGGAGAGGGGATTGAGAATGAAGGTAACTAA
- a CDS encoding sigma-E factor regulatory protein RseB domain-containing protein — MKVTKWMGILAIFGALGWCAGCSAETSSYSPEQMINNALEEEENPDYYGESIMEIYENGEMTEKMKMKEWHSKDGKIRIETTNESGKDKTVVVNDGQTITTFEENENQATVIDDKEIIEYNQPSPKEQANAILEMIKETHKISSEEDEEIAGRNTFHLVAQPKEKNSLLGKQELWIDKENWMVLKMYSTSGNQTSKAIYTKIDVGTAIPEEKFALHLPKDVEIKNLNDINKTKTVTLQEAREGLDAPFLYFPEENGLEISTIEQDDLTGIVERTEINMNYNKGDVPFLTLSVFESPEEEDESYTLPEEESVTVRNYEGSFIDMEGFRNLVWQEEGLTYSILIIDPSVPLEKLLQATEKMEIMN, encoded by the coding sequence ATGAAGGTAACTAAATGGATGGGCATACTGGCTATTTTTGGAGCTTTGGGTTGGTGTGCCGGATGCTCTGCCGAAACGAGTAGCTATTCACCGGAACAAATGATTAATAACGCCTTAGAAGAGGAGGAGAATCCTGATTATTATGGAGAATCCATCATGGAAATCTATGAAAATGGTGAAATGACAGAGAAAATGAAGATGAAGGAGTGGCATAGTAAGGACGGAAAGATACGTATTGAAACGACGAATGAGAGCGGAAAAGATAAAACAGTAGTGGTAAACGACGGCCAAACAATAACAACTTTTGAGGAAAATGAAAATCAAGCGACGGTAATAGATGATAAAGAAATAATTGAGTACAACCAACCTTCTCCTAAAGAGCAGGCAAATGCCATCTTGGAAATGATTAAAGAGACGCATAAGATTTCCAGTGAGGAAGATGAAGAAATTGCAGGACGTAATACATTCCATCTTGTTGCTCAACCTAAAGAAAAAAATAGTTTGTTAGGGAAACAGGAACTTTGGATTGATAAGGAAAATTGGATGGTATTGAAGATGTATTCTACCTCAGGCAATCAAACGTCCAAAGCGATCTATACCAAAATAGATGTGGGCACAGCTATCCCAGAGGAGAAATTCGCCCTCCATCTACCTAAAGACGTAGAAATAAAAAATCTAAATGATATTAATAAGACGAAAACTGTGACGTTACAAGAAGCTAGGGAAGGATTGGACGCCCCGTTTCTTTATTTTCCCGAGGAAAACGGATTGGAAATTTCCACTATCGAGCAAGACGATCTTACAGGAATAGTAGAACGCACGGAAATCAATATGAACTACAACAAAGGGGATGTACCTTTTTTAACCTTGTCTGTATTTGAGTCACCAGAGGAGGAAGATGAATCCTATACGCTGCCGGAGGAAGAGTCAGTTACAGTTAGAAATTATGAGGGCTCATTTATTGATATGGAAGGGTTTCGTAATTTGGTTTGGCAGGAAGAGGGCTTGACATATTCCATATTAATTATTGATCCGTCCGTTCCTTTGGAAAAATTATTGCAAGCGACTGAAAAGATGGAAATAATGAATTAA
- a CDS encoding M56 family metallopeptidase, whose product MPQAITIISYFLLTGMIAFISFILPKRIGKVMEISVILGFIIYLFIMYEITEALMLISLCAFIYGSLIVIFDRDKQAKQRQLKEELKQTLCKKIPQSKDVRRLTLDIFFVLLVSSIGLLFIFYAPETYALLKFFIGIYFILTITQFVSRVTNYVTAELYFLPEENRLIILSALEPRDLPLEEVQKIRWETGPDLLRLHPMFTFMTENMDYTISFDSVLRLSFPGETIYINFDSKSYIFGQLLKGMKENTEQKEKKVVALWHPDNLKRLFWKGYYAITVKGISAYTGLLFILIWLDVPSYVMIGFVLVWWVFNLYISDRVLVAASDAKELTEGKLFTEAQQLFKQAGIRKTRLYLVDSPIYNGMATGMNLGRGTIMLTTATAQLSINTVKAIIAHEAIHIKKRDILIHQIARMLFFGGIAAGTYLFYDQLLILTDHIVLLTILIYFLMTLFPMYLSFVAQWTEMRADYLGSLLLDEKGSQMAKGLYELGIAQDEAVKKKLSYSTQDANSVKRKLSTEREGWFLRFIEFQFMVHPPLYWRIYSLRSYKSWSSTLLAWTAARLKESLPDFFRKSINCNEQNAKEVKAWK is encoded by the coding sequence ATGCCCCAAGCTATTACAATCATTAGTTATTTTTTATTAACTGGAATGATCGCTTTTATATCTTTTATACTTCCTAAGCGCATTGGGAAGGTGATGGAAATTAGCGTTATCCTTGGCTTTATTATTTATCTGTTCATCATGTATGAGATTACAGAAGCACTTATGTTAATCAGTTTGTGTGCCTTCATTTATGGGAGTTTAATCGTTATATTTGATCGGGATAAGCAAGCAAAACAGCGTCAATTAAAAGAGGAGTTAAAGCAAACTCTCTGCAAGAAGATCCCCCAGTCGAAAGATGTGCGAAGACTAACACTTGATATCTTTTTCGTCCTTTTAGTTAGCTCGATCGGCCTCCTATTTATTTTTTATGCACCAGAAACCTACGCACTTTTGAAGTTTTTTATTGGAATCTATTTCATCTTAACAATTACCCAATTTGTTTCAAGGGTAACTAATTATGTTACTGCAGAGCTCTATTTCCTACCGGAGGAAAACCGACTTATTATTTTATCAGCCTTGGAACCAAGGGATTTACCTTTGGAAGAAGTACAGAAAATACGTTGGGAAACAGGTCCTGATTTGCTGCGTCTCCATCCAATGTTTACATTTATGACGGAAAACATGGATTATACAATATCTTTTGATTCTGTGCTCCGTCTGTCTTTTCCGGGGGAAACAATATACATTAATTTTGACTCCAAATCGTACATCTTTGGACAATTATTAAAAGGGATGAAAGAAAATACAGAGCAGAAGGAAAAGAAAGTAGTAGCACTTTGGCACCCGGATAACTTAAAGCGTCTCTTTTGGAAAGGGTATTATGCTATAACAGTAAAGGGTATTTCTGCCTATACAGGCTTATTGTTTATATTGATTTGGTTAGATGTTCCTTCCTATGTCATGATTGGCTTTGTATTAGTATGGTGGGTGTTTAATCTGTATATTTCTGACCGGGTGCTTGTGGCTGCTTCAGACGCAAAGGAACTTACAGAGGGAAAGTTATTTACCGAAGCACAGCAGCTGTTTAAGCAAGCTGGAATAAGGAAAACACGTTTATATCTGGTTGATTCACCGATTTATAATGGGATGGCAACTGGCATGAATCTTGGCCGTGGAACAATTATGCTGACAACAGCCACAGCACAGCTCTCTATAAATACAGTAAAAGCAATAATTGCTCATGAGGCGATTCATATAAAAAAACGAGATATATTAATCCATCAAATTGCTCGCATGCTCTTTTTTGGAGGAATTGCAGCAGGTACCTATCTATTTTATGATCAACTTTTAATATTGACTGACCATATTGTATTACTGACAATTCTTATCTACTTTCTAATGACTCTATTTCCTATGTATTTATCATTTGTGGCACAATGGACAGAGATGCGTGCAGATTATCTAGGATCCTTACTACTGGATGAAAAAGGATCGCAAATGGCCAAGGGACTTTATGAATTAGGCATAGCACAGGATGAAGCAGTCAAAAAGAAACTATCTTATAGTACACAAGATGCAAATTCAGTAAAAAGAAAACTTAGTACAGAGCGGGAAGGATGGTTTCTTCGTTTTATTGAATTTCAATTTATGGTTCATCCGCCACTATATTGGCGTATTTATTCCCTCCGTTCGTATAAGAGTTGGTCATCAACATTACTGGCGTGGACAGCAGCAAGGTTAAAGGAGTCACTGCCCGATTTTTTCAGGAAAAGCATCAACTGTAATGAGCAAAATGCGAAGGAGGTAAAAGCATGGAAATAG